A stretch of Suncus etruscus isolate mSunEtr1 chromosome 9, mSunEtr1.pri.cur, whole genome shotgun sequence DNA encodes these proteins:
- the LOC126017889 gene encoding olfactory receptor 5B12-like: MENNTEMTEFILVGLTDDPNLQIPLFILFSLIYIITLVGNLGMIELILLDSRLHTPMYFFLSNLSLVDFGYSSAVTPKVMAQFHTGDKIISYNGCATQFFFFAGFITVENFLLAIMAYDRHAAVCKPLHYTTTMTTGVCTRMVICAYLCGFLNASIHTGNIFSLSFCRSNVVDHFFCDAPPLLTLSSSDNHICEIVIVFAVGTCILFSVLVILVSYLFVFLTILGMRSSEGRQKAFSTCTSHFTAVSIFYGTSIFMYLQPSSSHSMGTDKLASVFYAIFIPMLNPLIYSLRNKEVKNAFRRLWTRKIFL, from the coding sequence ATGGAGAACAATACAGAGATGACTGAATTCATCCTTGTGGGGTTGACTGATGACCCCAACCTGCAAATCCCACTCTTCATACTCTTCTCTCTcatctatattatcactctggttgGGAACCTGGGAATGATTGAGCTGATTCTGTTGGACTCTCGCCTCCACactcccatgtacttcttcctcagtAACCTCTCTCTGGTGGACTTTGGTTACTCCTCTGCTGTCACTCCCAAGGTGATGGCACAGTTCCACACAGGAGACAAAATTATATCCTATAATGGTTGTGCcactcagtttttcttctttgcagGTTTTATCACTGTAGAAAATTTCCTCTTGGCTATCATGGCCTATGATCGCCATGCAGCAGTCTGCAAACCTTTGCATTATACCACCACCATGACGACAGGTGTGTGTACACGCATGGTCATATGTGCCTACTTGTGTGGCTTCCTGAATGCATCCATCCATACTGGGAACATTTTTAGTCTCTCTTTCTGCAGGTCTAATGTAGTTGACCACTTTTTCTGTGATGCTCCTCCTCTTCTGACTCTTTCATCCTCGGACAATCATATATGCGAGATAGTTATTGTGTTTGCAGTAGGCACCTGCATTCTTTTCTCTGTACTAGTTATTTTGGTCTCCTACCTGTTTGTCTTCCTGACCATTCTCGGAATGCGCTCATCTGAGGGCCGTCAAAAAGCATTTTCTACCTGTACTTCCCATTTCACTGCTGTCTCCATCTTTTACGGGACATCCATCTTCATGTACTTACAGCCCAGCTCCAGTCATTCCATGGGCACAGACAAGTTGGCATCTGTGTTCTATGCTATCTTCATTCCCATGCTGAATCCACTGATTTATAGCCTGAggaacaaagaagtcaaaaatgcTTTCAGACGATTGTGGACAAGGAAAATTTTTCTATAG